In one window of Leifsonia sp. NPDC080035 DNA:
- a CDS encoding glutamate--cysteine ligase, with translation MRTLGVEEELLLVDSRGLATPVAPLALADRPDGEAGARLSAEIQQEMIETQTRPHTDNDLILADIVAGRQLADALARPHGARAAAVAMSPMRLRPHVTEDPRYAKMLERYGLTARGTLVCGCHVHVAIESREEGVAILDRIRNWLPVLLALSVNSPFFGGADTGHASYRFVAWHQWQSAGPTDLFGSVEAYDRFERLLVDTGVILDKGMLYLDARLSHKQPTVEVRVADVCLDARDTVVLAALVRGLVDTAVAEWRAGIAPLPVPSAALRLAEWQAALTGTSGSLPHPVTGREVPAADAVHALVSHTGAALAANGDLARVREGVSRILATGGGAGMQRAAFARRGRMRDVVASAVAATHELGEEDDDRFVA, from the coding sequence GTGAGGACCTTGGGGGTGGAGGAGGAGCTTCTCCTCGTGGATTCGCGCGGGCTTGCGACCCCGGTGGCGCCGCTCGCGCTCGCCGACCGGCCGGACGGCGAGGCCGGGGCGCGCCTCAGCGCCGAGATCCAGCAGGAGATGATCGAGACCCAGACGCGCCCGCACACGGACAACGACCTCATCCTCGCCGACATCGTCGCGGGCCGACAGCTCGCCGACGCCCTGGCGCGGCCGCACGGCGCCCGCGCGGCCGCGGTGGCCATGTCCCCGATGCGGCTGCGGCCGCACGTGACGGAGGACCCGCGCTACGCGAAGATGCTGGAGCGCTACGGACTCACCGCCCGTGGCACGCTGGTGTGCGGATGCCACGTCCACGTCGCCATCGAGTCGCGGGAGGAGGGCGTCGCCATCCTCGACCGCATCCGCAACTGGCTGCCGGTGCTGCTGGCGCTGAGCGTGAACTCGCCGTTCTTCGGTGGTGCCGACACCGGCCACGCCAGTTACCGGTTCGTCGCGTGGCACCAGTGGCAGAGCGCGGGCCCGACCGACCTGTTCGGCTCCGTGGAGGCCTACGACCGGTTCGAGCGGTTGCTGGTGGACACCGGGGTTATTCTGGACAAGGGGATGCTCTACCTGGACGCCCGGCTCTCGCACAAGCAGCCGACGGTCGAGGTGCGCGTCGCGGACGTCTGCCTCGACGCCAGGGACACGGTGGTGCTCGCCGCCCTCGTGCGCGGGCTCGTCGACACCGCGGTCGCCGAGTGGCGCGCGGGGATCGCGCCCCTGCCCGTCCCGTCCGCGGCGCTGCGGCTCGCCGAGTGGCAGGCGGCGCTCACAGGAACGAGCGGGAGCCTGCCCCACCCCGTGACCGGCCGCGAGGTGCCGGCGGCGGATGCGGTGCACGCGCTGGTGTCGCACACCGGCGCTGCGCTCGCGGCGAACGGCGACCTCGCGCGCGTGCGCGAAGGCGTCTCCCGCATCCTCGCGACCGGCGGCGGCGCGGGGATGCAGCGCGCCGCGTTCGCCCGCCGGGGCCGGATGCGGGACGTGGTCGCCTCCGCTGTGGCGGCGACGCACGAGCTCGGCGAGGAGGACGACGACCGTTTCGTCGCCTGA
- a CDS encoding Nramp family divalent metal transporter, whose product MALELTDRPTRAPLRLLLLLGPAFVAAIAYVDPGNVAANLTAGARYGYLLVWVLVAANAIAVFVQYQSAKLGIVTGRSLPELLGSRLGNAARRAYWAQAELVAAATDIAEVIGGAIALNLLFGLPLPLGGLIVGVAAIGILAVQSRHGQRPFEVVICTLLGVIAVGFLAGLFVSPVDWGAAAGGLVPRFDGAPTVLLAASMLGATVMPHAIYLHSALARDRHGASEDTGRVRTLLRATRLDVLLALILAGAVNVAMLLLAASSLAGVAGTDTIEGAHAAIGNALGPVIAAIFAIGLLASGLASTSVGSYAGATIMGGLLRVRIPLLARRVVTLIPAIVILALGADPTWALVLSQVFLSLGIPFAMIPLLRLTGSRAVMGERADAVWVRIAGGAVAGLVVLLNLALVVLTVTGAA is encoded by the coding sequence ATGGCGCTGGAGCTAACCGACCGGCCGACACGCGCCCCGCTGCGCCTCCTGCTCCTCCTCGGGCCGGCGTTCGTCGCCGCCATCGCCTACGTCGACCCGGGCAACGTCGCGGCCAACCTGACCGCGGGCGCGCGCTACGGCTACCTGCTGGTCTGGGTGCTGGTGGCGGCCAACGCGATCGCCGTCTTCGTGCAGTACCAGTCGGCGAAGCTGGGGATCGTCACCGGGCGGAGCCTGCCCGAGCTGCTGGGATCGCGACTGGGCAACGCCGCACGTCGCGCGTACTGGGCACAGGCCGAACTGGTTGCGGCGGCGACCGACATCGCCGAGGTGATCGGCGGCGCGATCGCGCTCAACCTGCTGTTCGGCCTGCCGTTGCCGCTCGGCGGCCTCATCGTCGGGGTCGCGGCGATCGGCATCCTCGCCGTGCAGTCCCGGCACGGGCAGCGGCCGTTCGAGGTGGTGATCTGCACGCTGCTCGGCGTCATCGCGGTCGGCTTCCTGGCCGGGCTGTTCGTCAGCCCGGTGGACTGGGGCGCCGCGGCGGGCGGACTGGTCCCGCGCTTCGACGGCGCGCCGACCGTGCTGCTCGCGGCGAGCATGCTCGGCGCCACCGTCATGCCGCACGCGATCTACCTCCACTCGGCGCTCGCCCGCGACCGGCACGGCGCGAGCGAGGACACCGGCCGCGTGCGCACGCTGCTGCGCGCGACCCGGCTGGATGTGCTCCTCGCGCTCATCCTCGCCGGCGCGGTGAACGTCGCCATGCTGCTGCTGGCCGCGTCCTCGCTCGCCGGCGTGGCGGGGACCGACACCATCGAGGGCGCGCACGCCGCCATCGGAAACGCCCTCGGGCCGGTGATCGCGGCGATCTTCGCGATCGGGCTGCTCGCCTCCGGCCTCGCATCGACCTCCGTCGGCAGCTACGCGGGCGCGACGATCATGGGCGGCCTGCTGCGCGTGCGGATCCCGCTGCTCGCCCGGCGGGTGGTCACGCTCATCCCGGCCATCGTCATCCTCGCGCTCGGGGCCGACCCGACCTGGGCGCTGGTGCTGTCGCAGGTGTTCCTGAGCCTGGGCATCCCGTTCGCGATGATCCCGCTGCTGCGCCTCACCGGTTCGCGAGCGGTGATGGGCGAGCGCGCGGACGCGGTGTGGGTTCGCATCGCGGGCGGCGCCGTTGCCGGCCTCGTGGTGCTCCTGAACCTCGCCCTGGTGGTCCTCACCGTCACCGGCGCCGCCTGA
- a CDS encoding glyoxalase, which produces MTSIEHITLEVADTAAAERFYAEAFGLGDLLRFREAAEPSTGFRGFTLSIIVSQPADVHAFVDAAIAAGATVLKPVSSSLWGVGGSVQAPDGTIWKVATSGKKDTRPARKKADSVVLLVGADDVKASKRFYVERGLTVGKSFGSYVDFALTGSPIGFGLYKRAALAKDAGVPVEGSGSHRIQVGWDGAAGTDPDGFAWTTAGVSSGAAS; this is translated from the coding sequence ATGACATCCATCGAACACATCACCCTGGAGGTGGCCGACACCGCGGCCGCCGAGCGCTTCTACGCCGAGGCCTTCGGGCTCGGCGACCTCCTCCGCTTCCGCGAGGCGGCGGAGCCGTCCACGGGCTTCCGCGGATTCACCCTCTCGATCATCGTGTCCCAGCCCGCGGATGTTCACGCGTTCGTGGATGCGGCCATCGCCGCGGGCGCGACCGTGCTGAAGCCCGTCTCGTCGTCGCTGTGGGGCGTCGGCGGCTCCGTCCAGGCCCCCGACGGGACGATCTGGAAGGTCGCCACCTCCGGCAAGAAGGACACCCGTCCCGCCCGGAAGAAGGCGGACTCGGTCGTGCTCCTCGTCGGGGCCGACGACGTGAAGGCCAGCAAGCGGTTCTACGTCGAGCGCGGTCTCACCGTCGGCAAGAGCTTCGGCTCCTACGTGGACTTCGCGCTGACCGGCAGCCCGATCGGCTTCGGCCTCTACAAGCGGGCCGCCCTGGCCAAGGACGCCGGAGTACCCGTCGAGGGGAGCGGCTCGCACCGCATCCAGGTCGGCTGGGACGGCGCCGCCGGCACCGACCCGGACGGCTTCGCCTGGACGACGGCCGGCGTCTCCAGCGGCGCCGCATCCTGA
- a CDS encoding ABC transporter ATP-binding protein, whose amino-acid sequence MRGMGGGGMRSRVSGGDAEAQKALNATAPRIPHLFRRIVALFAPHRMAIIVTMVLVLVGAALSVVPPLLTQRAFDDGLFPKSGTPDMPVLIEIVVLMIVVFVGSALLGVWQTYLTATVGNKVMGALRVRLFSHLQSMELSFFTKTKTGIIQSRLQNDVGGVASVLTNTMSSILGNTVTVIAALVAMLLLNWQLTIVAVILMPILVIAQRRVGQVRARIATKTQESLSDMTAITQETLSVSGILLSKSFNRQAAEVERYSDENRNQIRLQVSQAMSGQWFFAMVNIFLSSIPAIVYLVSGWLVLGGAHDITAGTIVAFTTVQARLLFPLLALMRVALDLQTSGALFARIFEYLDLKPAIADTPDAVPVDEGAGLGRIEFDHVVFRYPDARPGERNTLDDVSFVIEPGEFAAFVGPSGAGKTTVSYLIPRFYDATGGRILFGDADIRSLQQDSLVSHIGVVSQETYLFHATIAENLRYARPDATQEQLETAAKRANIHETIVGFPDGYATVVGERGYRLSGGEKQRIAIARVLLKDPEVLILDEATSALDTISERVVQQALDTASRGRTTIAIAHRLSTIVAADVIFVIDHGQVVERGTHRELLELGGVYSRLYREQTEGALAPEA is encoded by the coding sequence ATGCGCGGCATGGGCGGAGGCGGGATGCGCTCGCGCGTCAGCGGCGGCGATGCGGAGGCGCAGAAGGCGCTGAACGCGACGGCGCCGAGGATCCCGCACCTGTTCCGCCGGATCGTGGCCCTGTTCGCACCGCACCGGATGGCGATCATCGTGACGATGGTGCTGGTCCTGGTCGGGGCCGCGCTCTCCGTCGTGCCGCCGCTGCTCACCCAGCGCGCCTTCGACGACGGCCTGTTCCCGAAGAGCGGCACCCCGGACATGCCGGTGCTGATCGAGATCGTCGTGCTGATGATCGTGGTGTTCGTCGGCTCCGCGCTGCTCGGCGTCTGGCAGACCTACCTGACGGCGACGGTCGGCAACAAGGTGATGGGGGCGCTCCGGGTCCGGCTCTTCTCGCACCTGCAGTCGATGGAGCTGAGCTTCTTCACCAAGACCAAGACCGGCATCATCCAGTCGCGGCTGCAGAACGACGTCGGCGGCGTCGCGAGCGTGCTGACCAACACGATGTCGAGCATCCTCGGCAACACCGTCACCGTGATCGCCGCGCTCGTCGCGATGCTGCTGCTGAACTGGCAACTGACGATCGTCGCGGTCATCCTGATGCCGATCCTGGTGATCGCGCAGCGGCGCGTCGGCCAGGTCCGCGCGCGGATCGCCACGAAGACGCAGGAGTCGCTCTCGGACATGACGGCGATCACGCAGGAGACGCTGAGCGTGTCCGGCATCCTGCTCTCGAAGAGCTTCAACCGGCAGGCGGCCGAGGTGGAGCGCTACTCGGACGAGAACCGCAACCAGATCCGGCTGCAGGTCTCCCAGGCGATGAGCGGCCAGTGGTTCTTCGCGATGGTCAACATCTTCCTGTCGTCCATCCCCGCCATCGTCTACCTGGTCTCCGGCTGGCTCGTGCTCGGGGGCGCGCACGATATCACCGCCGGCACGATCGTCGCCTTCACGACGGTGCAGGCCCGGCTGCTGTTCCCGCTGCTCGCCCTGATGCGCGTCGCGCTCGACCTGCAGACCTCCGGCGCGCTGTTCGCCCGGATCTTCGAGTACCTGGACCTGAAGCCGGCGATCGCCGACACGCCGGACGCGGTGCCCGTCGACGAGGGCGCCGGCCTCGGCCGCATCGAGTTCGACCACGTCGTGTTCCGGTACCCGGACGCGCGGCCGGGCGAGCGCAACACGCTCGACGACGTCTCCTTCGTGATCGAGCCGGGGGAGTTCGCGGCGTTCGTCGGGCCGAGCGGCGCGGGAAAGACCACGGTCTCGTACCTCATCCCGCGGTTCTACGACGCGACCGGCGGCCGCATCCTGTTCGGGGACGCGGACATCCGCAGCCTGCAGCAGGACTCGCTGGTCTCGCACATCGGCGTCGTGAGCCAGGAGACGTACCTCTTCCACGCCACGATCGCGGAGAACCTGCGCTACGCGCGGCCGGACGCTACCCAGGAGCAGCTGGAGACGGCGGCGAAGCGGGCGAACATCCACGAGACGATCGTCGGCTTCCCCGACGGCTACGCGACCGTGGTCGGCGAGCGCGGCTACCGGCTCTCCGGCGGCGAGAAGCAGCGGATCGCGATCGCGCGCGTGCTGCTGAAGGACCCCGAGGTGCTCATCCTCGACGAGGCGACGAGCGCCCTCGACACGATCTCGGAGCGGGTGGTGCAGCAGGCGCTGGACACCGCATCCCGCGGCCGCACGACGATCGCGATCGCGCACCGGCTCTCCACCATCGTGGCGGCGGACGTCATCTTCGTCATCGACCACGGACAGGTCGTGGAGCGGGGCACGCACAGGGAGCTGCTGGAGCTCGGCGGCGTGTACTCGCGCCTCTACCGCGAGCAGACCGAGGGGGCGCTCGCGCCGGAGGCGTAG
- the trxA gene encoding thioredoxin has translation MATVELTAANIESKITENDIVFVDFWAEWCGPCRMFGPVFEKASEQHTDAVFGKVDTEAQQALAASAGITSIPTLMAFRDGILVFSQPGALPEPALQDLIGQVKALDMDAVRASIAEAQAKAETPSAE, from the coding sequence ATGGCCACCGTCGAGCTGACCGCCGCGAACATCGAGTCCAAGATCACCGAGAACGACATCGTCTTCGTCGACTTCTGGGCGGAGTGGTGCGGCCCGTGCCGCATGTTCGGCCCGGTCTTCGAGAAGGCGTCCGAGCAGCACACCGACGCCGTGTTCGGCAAGGTGGACACCGAGGCGCAGCAGGCGCTCGCCGCCTCGGCGGGCATCACCTCGATCCCGACCCTGATGGCGTTCCGCGACGGCATCCTCGTCTTCTCCCAGCCAGGCGCGCTGCCGGAGCCGGCGCTGCAGGACCTGATCGGCCAGGTCAAGGCGCTCGACATGGACGCCGTGCGCGCGTCGATCGCCGAGGCGCAGGCGAAGGCGGAGACCCCCTCTGCCGAGTAG
- a CDS encoding VOC family protein: MEQRLSLVTLGVSDLARARAFYEDGLGWAPADAPDGVVFYQLPGMAFALFGRDDLAEDARLEIDGRFSGITLACNQRTEADVDAVLAQAEAAGARILKPAERVFWGGYSGYFADLDGHVWEVAYNPGWALAEDGTLTLG; the protein is encoded by the coding sequence GTGGAGCAGAGGCTGTCGCTGGTGACGTTGGGGGTTTCGGATCTCGCGCGGGCGCGCGCGTTCTACGAGGACGGGCTCGGCTGGGCACCGGCCGACGCCCCGGACGGGGTCGTCTTCTATCAGCTGCCGGGCATGGCGTTCGCGCTGTTCGGCCGCGACGACCTCGCCGAGGATGCGCGCCTGGAGATCGACGGTCGGTTCAGCGGCATCACCCTGGCCTGCAACCAGCGCACCGAGGCCGACGTGGATGCGGTGCTCGCGCAGGCGGAAGCCGCGGGCGCGCGCATCCTCAAGCCGGCGGAGCGGGTGTTCTGGGGCGGCTACTCGGGCTACTTCGCCGACCTCGACGGCCACGTCTGGGAGGTCGCGTACAACCCCGGCTGGGCCCTCGCGGAGGACGGCACGCTCACGCTCGGCTGA
- a CDS encoding GNAT family N-acetyltransferase, giving the protein MTSIRPAGPSDAAHVLRLFDDAIAWFATIGNTRQWGTEPLSAQPKQVSRVEGWVAEPGAWIAEHPEAGPVGFLVLGEPTDYVWPADEPELYVRVLIGSRDPRGKGVGRALLRFADEQAEAAGVGLLRVDCYAGASGDLVRFYESCGYERTETFTVGDWPGQVLARRVR; this is encoded by the coding sequence ATGACGAGCATCCGGCCGGCCGGCCCCTCCGACGCGGCGCACGTGCTCCGCCTCTTCGACGACGCCATCGCCTGGTTCGCCACCATCGGCAACACCCGCCAGTGGGGCACCGAGCCGTTGTCGGCGCAACCGAAGCAGGTGAGCAGGGTGGAGGGCTGGGTGGCGGAACCGGGCGCGTGGATCGCCGAGCATCCCGAGGCCGGGCCCGTCGGCTTCCTCGTGCTCGGCGAGCCGACCGACTACGTGTGGCCCGCCGACGAGCCGGAGCTGTATGTGCGGGTGCTGATCGGCTCCCGCGACCCGCGCGGGAAGGGCGTCGGACGCGCCCTGCTGCGCTTCGCCGACGAGCAGGCGGAGGCGGCGGGCGTCGGGCTGCTGCGCGTCGACTGCTACGCGGGCGCGTCCGGCGACCTCGTCCGGTTCTACGAGTCCTGCGGCTACGAGCGGACCGAGACGTTCACGGTCGGGGACTGGCCGGGCCAGGTGCTGGCGCGCCGCGTCCGCTGA
- a CDS encoding metal-dependent transcriptional regulator, which translates to MPVSDLSPVAQDYLKIIWSATEWAGDPVTVKQLSERMGVRAATVSDGIRRLADQGLLVHEPYGGIELTEAGRRGAVAMVRRHRLIETFLVEELGYGWDEVHDEAEVLEHAVSDELVDRIDRRLGYPARDPHGDPIPTADGTPRRPEAVPLLSAETGVPLTVVRISDADPAVLRYLGERGVGLDALVTVDEHREFAGDVTVRIGGEPLVLGATAASAVWVAAP; encoded by the coding sequence ATGCCCGTGTCCGACCTCTCGCCCGTGGCCCAGGACTATCTGAAGATCATCTGGTCCGCCACGGAGTGGGCGGGCGATCCGGTCACCGTCAAACAGCTGTCCGAGCGGATGGGCGTGCGGGCTGCGACCGTCTCGGACGGCATCCGCCGGCTCGCCGACCAGGGTCTGCTGGTGCACGAGCCGTACGGCGGGATCGAGCTGACCGAGGCGGGCCGACGCGGCGCCGTCGCGATGGTGCGCAGGCACCGGCTCATCGAGACGTTCCTGGTGGAGGAGCTCGGCTACGGCTGGGACGAGGTGCACGACGAGGCCGAGGTGCTCGAGCACGCGGTGTCCGACGAGCTGGTCGACCGGATCGACCGCCGGCTCGGCTACCCGGCGCGCGACCCGCACGGCGACCCGATCCCGACCGCGGACGGGACACCGCGGCGCCCGGAGGCGGTCCCGCTGCTCTCCGCCGAGACCGGGGTGCCGCTCACGGTCGTGCGCATCTCCGACGCCGATCCCGCGGTGCTGCGCTACCTCGGCGAGCGCGGCGTCGGCCTGGATGCGCTGGTCACCGTCGACGAGCACCGCGAGTTCGCCGGCGACGTGACGGTCCGCATCGGCGGCGAGCCGCTGGTGCTCGGCGCGACGGCCGCGTCCGCCGTCTGGGTCGCCGCACCCTGA
- a CDS encoding AraC family transcriptional regulator: protein MDDLRRVRSRTNDPAEADALLREANGRFAFSRDPGADFTFDVKQDGDDELSVGLYRIGGRWESDGEFDQFSLSAVFSGDYAWEIDGDRDSSYRMPFLSRPGHDLFGHGRDLSIVNIYISAEKLGEVARVVYADDAIVPEFASPRPVSPDKGRWAQQVAQVAAEFVRSGTIDNSMVRAGLFHTVALAVLECFPLTGQREDRPTTAQGQRQVHRRAMRFVDDNLSLPITPADLAAAAGTSLFGLDAAFRAHTGSSSGAYLRQARLSAAHADRMRGPVETDAVVAARWGFASADRFRRAYDAVYGPEEPPAA from the coding sequence GTGGACGACCTCAGGCGCGTGCGGAGCCGCACGAACGACCCCGCCGAAGCGGATGCCCTCCTGCGGGAGGCGAACGGGCGATTCGCGTTCTCCCGGGACCCGGGAGCGGACTTCACCTTCGATGTGAAGCAGGACGGCGACGATGAGCTGTCCGTCGGCCTCTACCGCATCGGCGGCCGCTGGGAGTCGGACGGCGAGTTCGACCAGTTCTCCCTGTCGGCCGTGTTCTCCGGCGACTACGCCTGGGAGATCGACGGCGACCGGGACTCGTCGTACCGGATGCCGTTCCTCTCCCGTCCGGGCCACGACCTGTTCGGTCATGGCCGCGACCTCTCCATCGTCAACATCTACATCTCGGCCGAGAAGCTGGGGGAGGTGGCGCGCGTCGTCTACGCGGACGACGCGATCGTCCCCGAGTTCGCGTCGCCTCGCCCGGTGAGCCCCGACAAGGGACGCTGGGCGCAGCAGGTGGCGCAGGTGGCGGCCGAGTTCGTCCGGTCGGGCACGATCGACAACAGCATGGTCCGCGCCGGTCTCTTCCACACCGTCGCCCTGGCCGTGCTGGAGTGCTTCCCGCTGACAGGCCAGCGCGAGGACCGGCCGACGACGGCGCAGGGGCAGAGGCAGGTGCACCGCCGCGCGATGCGGTTCGTGGACGACAACCTCTCGCTGCCGATCACGCCGGCTGATCTCGCCGCCGCAGCCGGGACCAGCCTGTTCGGGCTGGACGCCGCGTTCCGCGCCCACACCGGATCCAGCTCGGGCGCGTACCTCCGCCAGGCGCGGCTGTCGGCGGCGCACGCCGACCGGATGCGCGGCCCGGTCGAGACGGACGCGGTCGTCGCCGCCCGCTGGGGCTTCGCCTCCGCGGACCGGTTCCGGCGCGCGTACGACGCCGTCTATGGCCCGGAGGAGCCTCCCGCCGCCTGA
- a CDS encoding cystathionine gamma-synthase: MTHGFATRAIHVGQEFDPTTGAIIPPIYQTSTFVQDGVGGLRGGYEYGRAGNPTRTSLETLLASLEGGVRGLSFASGLAAEDALLRAVLRPGDHVVLGNDVYGGTHRLINRIHGAWDVRNTTVDLTDLDAVRTALAGDRTRVLWIETPSNPLMKISDLAALVELGHAAGALVVVDNTFASPALQQPLSFGADVVVHSTTKYLGGHSDVIGGALVFADEELAEKVQFIQFAAGAVSAPMDAWLTVRGIKTLDVRMQRHSANAQAIAEALVGHAGIDAVYYPGLPGHPGHELAVKQMSGFGGMLSVALSGGAAAARRFAESTEVFQLAESLGGVESLIGYPAEMTHASVRGTELEVPDNIIRLSVGIEDAADLLADVEQALAR, translated from the coding sequence ATGACCCACGGTTTCGCCACCCGCGCCATCCACGTCGGCCAGGAGTTCGACCCGACGACCGGCGCCATCATCCCGCCCATCTACCAGACCTCGACGTTCGTGCAGGACGGCGTCGGCGGCCTCCGCGGCGGCTACGAGTACGGGCGGGCGGGCAACCCGACCCGGACGTCGCTGGAGACCCTGCTCGCCTCGCTCGAGGGCGGCGTGCGCGGCCTCTCGTTCGCGTCCGGTCTGGCGGCGGAGGACGCGCTGCTGCGCGCCGTGCTGCGCCCGGGCGACCACGTGGTGCTCGGCAACGACGTGTACGGCGGCACCCACCGCCTGATCAACCGCATCCACGGCGCGTGGGATGTGCGCAACACGACGGTCGACCTCACCGATCTGGATGCCGTGCGCACCGCGCTGGCCGGCGATCGCACCCGCGTGCTCTGGATCGAGACGCCCAGCAACCCGCTGATGAAGATCAGCGACCTCGCGGCCCTGGTCGAGCTGGGCCACGCTGCGGGAGCCCTCGTCGTCGTCGACAACACCTTCGCGTCGCCCGCCCTGCAGCAGCCGCTGTCGTTCGGGGCGGACGTGGTCGTCCACTCGACCACGAAGTACCTCGGCGGCCACTCCGACGTCATCGGCGGCGCCCTGGTCTTCGCGGACGAGGAGCTGGCGGAGAAGGTGCAGTTCATCCAGTTCGCGGCCGGTGCCGTGTCGGCGCCGATGGACGCGTGGCTCACCGTGCGCGGCATCAAGACCCTGGACGTGCGGATGCAGCGGCACAGCGCGAACGCGCAGGCGATCGCCGAGGCACTGGTGGGCCACGCCGGCATCGACGCCGTGTACTACCCGGGACTGCCCGGCCACCCCGGCCACGAGCTCGCGGTGAAGCAGATGAGCGGGTTCGGCGGGATGCTGTCGGTCGCGCTGAGCGGGGGCGCGGCCGCGGCCCGGCGGTTCGCGGAGTCCACCGAGGTGTTCCAGCTGGCCGAGTCGCTCGGCGGCGTCGAGTCGCTGATCGGCTACCCGGCCGAGATGACGCACGCGTCGGTGCGCGGCACGGAGCTCGAGGTGCCGGACAACATCATCCGGCTCTCGGTCGGCATCGAGGACGCGGCGGACCTCCTCGCCGACGTGGAGCAGGCCCTCGCCCGCTGA
- a CDS encoding cystathionine beta-synthase — MKYAETIIDLVGDTPLVKLNRLTDGIAATVLVKLEYLNPGGSSKDRIASRIIDAAEQEGLLKPGGTIVEPTSGNTGVGLALVAQQRGYRCVFVLPDKVGEDKRNVLTAYGAEIVVTPTSVAPDHPDSYYSVSDRLAAEIPGAFKPNQYFNPNGPRSHYETTGPEIWRDTDGRITHFVAGVGTGGTISGTGRYLKEISEGRVRIVGADPEGSVYSGGTGRPYLVEGVGEDFWPGAYDPSVVDEVIPVTDAESFHMTRRLAREEGILVGGSSGMAVVAALRAAKDLGPDDVVVVLLPDGGRGYLAKIFNDKWMRSYGFSEVPDEATVHDIVRTKRGDLPDLVHTHPSETVHDAIEIMNTYGVSQLPVLTAEPPVVMGEVAGALDEASLVDAVFSGRAKMSDPVGAHLGEPLPLIGVNESVTAARSALAVSSALMVTEDGKPVAVLTRQDLLTYLSE, encoded by the coding sequence GTGAAGTACGCAGAGACCATCATCGACTTGGTCGGCGACACCCCGCTCGTGAAGCTCAACCGGCTGACCGACGGGATCGCGGCGACGGTGCTCGTCAAACTCGAGTACCTGAACCCCGGCGGATCGTCGAAGGACCGCATCGCCTCCCGCATCATCGACGCCGCGGAGCAGGAGGGGCTGCTGAAGCCCGGCGGGACCATCGTGGAACCAACCAGCGGCAACACCGGCGTGGGCCTCGCGCTCGTCGCCCAGCAGCGCGGCTACCGGTGCGTGTTCGTGCTCCCGGACAAGGTGGGCGAGGACAAGCGCAACGTCCTCACCGCCTATGGCGCGGAGATCGTCGTGACACCGACGTCCGTGGCGCCCGACCATCCCGACTCCTACTACTCGGTGTCCGACCGGCTGGCCGCGGAGATCCCCGGGGCGTTCAAGCCCAATCAGTACTTCAACCCGAACGGGCCGCGCAGCCACTACGAGACCACCGGTCCGGAGATCTGGCGCGACACGGACGGCCGGATCACCCACTTCGTCGCCGGCGTCGGCACCGGCGGCACGATCTCGGGCACCGGCCGCTACCTCAAGGAGATCTCGGAGGGCCGGGTGCGCATCGTCGGCGCAGACCCCGAGGGCTCGGTCTACTCCGGCGGCACCGGCCGCCCGTACCTGGTCGAGGGCGTCGGAGAGGACTTCTGGCCGGGCGCATACGACCCGAGCGTGGTGGACGAGGTCATCCCCGTCACCGACGCCGAGTCGTTCCACATGACACGGCGGCTGGCGCGTGAGGAGGGCATCCTCGTCGGCGGTTCCAGCGGGATGGCGGTCGTCGCCGCACTGCGCGCCGCGAAGGACCTCGGCCCGGACGACGTCGTTGTCGTGCTGCTGCCGGACGGCGGCCGCGGCTACCTGGCGAAGATCTTCAACGACAAGTGGATGCGCTCCTACGGCTTCAGCGAGGTCCCTGACGAGGCGACGGTGCACGACATCGTGCGCACCAAGCGCGGTGACCTGCCCGACCTGGTCCACACGCATCCCAGCGAGACGGTGCACGACGCGATCGAGATCATGAACACGTACGGCGTCTCGCAGCTGCCGGTGCTGACCGCGGAGCCGCCGGTCGTCATGGGCGAGGTGGCGGGCGCGCTGGACGAGGCGTCGCTCGTCGACGCCGTGTTCAGCGGCCGCGCGAAGATGAGCGACCCCGTCGGCGCGCACCTCGGCGAGCCGCTGCCGCTGATCGGCGTCAACGAGTCCGTCACGGCGGCACGCTCCGCGCTCGCCGTCTCGAGCGCTCTGATGGTGACCGAGGACGGCAAGCCCGTCGCGGTGCTCACCCGCCAGGACCTCCTCACCTACCTCAGCGAATAG